Genomic DNA from Hordeum vulgare subsp. vulgare chromosome 2H, MorexV3_pseudomolecules_assembly, whole genome shotgun sequence:
GTTGCGATGTGCCATCATGGGTATCTCATTTCCATTCGATGTTTTTTCAGTTGTGCTAAATATCTTTATTAGTACGGATAATCTTCCCAAATTATACACGCAATCGTTCTGACACTGGAACTTTTTTGACTTGCTCTGCTATTTGGCATCGCTGGTGCCATGTTAAACTTGGCTGGTTATTCCTGTTCTGTATGGTGATTCGTGAATTATAGCTATGGCTTGATGCCGTGATTGCATATCATATCATATAGGAAGAATCGCAAGCACTCATGTCGAAAGACTCGGTGATTGTAGACAGCTGCATTTTGATGAATTTTGCAACTGGACTTAGCAATCGAGGCGAGTTCTATATCTAATTACCTTACATTTATTGCATCAAGCAAAGAATAGTAGGAGAGAGCCCTACTAGAATATATCGCTTCCACTATTTTAGTTAACCCGGTTATCCTTATGCTGCTTGTTCAGGCAGTTGTCGAGAATGTGAAGTTGAAGCATGAGAGACATCATCATCATACTTTATCTTCTTGTATTCAGGTGGCACCTAGGTTTGGAGAGATGGACATGGTGATTGATAGGGATTTCAGTGGGAGTAAGACATACGACTCTATAAAGAAATTAAAGACCTTCCGGTTTCAATACATGGTCAAAAAACTTCACTCTGTGTTGTATATAAACAATCTAGCTACCAATATGTACTTAGATTATTTTAAACATATCCCTTTGCAGTTCAAATTATTTTTAGTGGGCAAGCATATATTGATCAAATTATGTTCATTTTTTTTTGTCAGTCGATTTTATGTTCTCAGATATTTCTGCAACGACATTTTATAAGGCCTAAGAAGTGATGGATTTTGCTTTCGAATATCTGAATATCTGTGATGCTTCAAGGCCCTTGATTGATCGGGATCGTATTAAGGTATGAAAGATGACAATATATTGTTCTCTTTAACTATTCTATTATTTTTCTCCCTGCGAAACtaattgttgcattattttttattttttgcattatAGTTGAAGTAGTATGCCTTATAGTTgaagaaaggcttggttgttgttgttgctgctgcattATAGTTGAAGAAAGCCCTTAGAGGTGTCCGGGTTGATGCCACTCATCGGAAGGATAAAACCATACGCTATAAGATCACTAGCATATCCTCTGCTCCGCTGAAGGAATTAATGTATATGCTCACTTTTATGCTAAGTTTCCTTGATGCACTTTATTTACATTTGTCATGTATTCTTATGACAATgttaaataataaattagttgtgtTTTTTTATCGTGTATGTAGTCGAGTCATTATTTGATTTTGCAGGTTTGATCAAGATGGTGTGCGCGTATCAGTTGTCCAGTACTTTAAGAAGCAATACAATTACTCTCTGAAATATATCAATCGACCTTGCCTTCAAGCTGGTTGTGATAGCAGACCGATATATTTGCCTATGGAGGTGCTTATGACTGCTCTTATTTTGTAACTCGCTAAGTTTGTCTTTTGTTTTGGTAGTTAAATCATTATTGTGTACATATGATTTCTTCAGGTTTGCAGCATAACCGCGGGACAAAGATATTCTCGAAAGTTGAATGAACGCCAAGTTTCAAGCATGCCAAAGATGACATGTGAAAGACCAGCTCAACGGGAGAGCAGTGTTCTAGAGGTGAACTTGAGCCCTTAATTCCCATTACTGTGTACTACATATTTGTAGCAGAGCATAAGTGTACAGTTATTTGTTTTGTATCGCTCTTATATCAACATTTTTGTATTCATTTGGTTTGAGGATATATGACTGATCCCATCTTTTTATCTTTCTCAGATTGTTAATAGGAATAATTATGGCAATGATGACTATTCAAAAGAATTTGGCATGAAAGTCATGAACCTACTTGCATTGGTCGATGCTCGTGTACTACCTGCCCCAGGGTAACTGCTTCTAAACATCCCTATGCTCCTTATCTTGCTCGTCACCATTGCTGTTGATTATTTCTCTTTTTGTTCTTTTCTGTTATCTAATATAAGGAGTAATAGATATTCTGAACATCCAAAGGACAAAGGAGAATGGCATCCCTGATTAAACATTGGTTTTGTTTGAGATATAATGTTTCTGTCTGAATGTTGTTCCGTACAACTAATCATTATTTTAGTTTGGGAGATTAAACCCAAATTAATTTATGCGATGAATTAGAAATATCGCGATGCATATTAATTGTCTGCTTAAATTCCATAAATAGAGACTGAAGTTGATGTAGGAGGCGGCGACTGTCACTTTAGAGCACGATGGCAGTACACGGTGCATCACACGTGTAGTACCTTTGGTTCTTGGTGTGAATTATGGAGATGGTGCCCCAGCGACGCGTGTAGGACACGTGAGATGAGCATGGCATTCTCAAGTGGTAGCTCTGGGTCTTTGGCAGCACCATGATTAGCAaggtggtcttctcatactcataTGTCTGTATGATTCTGCACTTCATGCCATCAGCACCAACTTTCTTTCATGCAATGGTCTGGGTTGGTTTACAATGTCCAAGGTTTATAATGTAATCCTTTTCCCTGGCCATGGTCGGGAGTTCATAATGTAATCCTTTTCTTATCCTTCCACACCATGCAGCTTGGACAGGCATTGAGCACGCGCCCTGATATATTGCCCATCGCATATTGTCAAGAGCTCTCAAAGCTGCAGGTATCATCTCATTGTGCATTACATAGTTTCACTTGATCGACAACCAAGCGTTTAAGAATATAATCTTTTTGCACTGGAATGACAAGGTCAGGGATTAGAGATGGAGATAAGGTTCTGGAATCAAGGCATCAATATATGGCCAGTGAAAAGTTTTGATCCTAAAATGACAATAGCCCAATGAGATTTTCTGTAATTAACAGCACTAAATTCGGAATCTGAAAGCTAAGAACTTGTTGTACGGTGTACTAtattttattcttctttcttttatctattGATGATTTCATTTCACTGTGTTTGCTGACAACAATCTCATTAGGATCAAATACCACCATTTCCTACTCGTAATGCAATCAGGACCATCGAGTCTGAACTGGGCTCTCGAGTGTCTGATCTATTTGCTGATATCAGTCCAGAGCCAATTGCAGCAGCATCACTGAGGCAAGTATACAAAGGTTAGTTGTATCTGATTAGGATTTGGCTATTTTCGTATGATCATCCTTGtcctcatttattttattttgcttcCTTTAGCATACATTTCAGACCTGTGTTCTCCaaattgaaatgcatgccttTGATATTTCAAGTCATGCAGCTCATCTACACTCTGGAGAGCTTGTCGCAATCAAAGTTGAGAGGCCTGGAATGGCACCCTTGCTGACCCTCGATGCACTTCTATTCAATATGATTGGAGGACAGCTAAAACGATTTGCTAAGGCCCGCAAAGATTTATTGGTAGCTGTTAATGAAATTGTATTTTCTTCATTCTTATCTTCACTGATTATTATAATTTTGTCCAGGTTGTTTTTTTCAGATTACTTTCACACATATTAAATATAGTGTTTGTCTCGCTATGGATTCTGCCCACTTCAATGTGTTGTATAAAATTCAGTGTTTTATATTGTTTCTCGCTTTGAATTCTGTCACTTCAATATGACGGATAaaattcacatatgtttttctcagAACACATTTATGGTGGATTGTCTTTGGGTTATCTGTATAATTCTAGGAACTGGAAAACTGTAGAACTTTTAGGATTATATTATATTTTTTCTCCCTTAAGCATAATGTAATCCGATTAGTTTATGATAGAATAATCTGATTATATTATGATAGAATAATACACTTGTACAGTTAAAATGCTTTGTTTGGATACCGATTAGTAACAATACACCgacaaaatgaaaatgaaaatgcttTGCCGCCTGTTTGCAAGCAGGAAAATAGTTCACACACAGAGATTCTTTCTGGCAATCCGCACTTAGTATGTCATTTTGGTTGCTGAATATGATACTCGTAGCCCATCAAAAAATGAGAGATACAAAATAAATATTATTTTAAATCAATAAATATAGTATAtttgtagaagcacaagatccaaAATGACAGTAAAAAGAGACATGAAGAAGTTgagatattactttgtcttcttgcGAGTAGCCTATGGTTGCGAAGAAAACGATAATTGTAGTGGGGAAAGAAACGGGAGAAAATCAATTTATTCATGACAACCACCTACCATCATGTCAATAAATTTGTGAACTGAAACAATTATTCAATAGTTATGTTTTTTtctcccgtggcaacgcacgggtattAAACTAGTTGATTCTAAAGAGAAAacacagaaacaaaaaaaaaagaaaaagccgATTGGAACCTTCCGAAAACTGGCGGAAGGTTCCAAGAAGATGCAAATTATTTGTTTTGTTTGAAATTTTGTGAAGGCCAATGCCCCTATGGACGGATCctagttattcttctaaaaaaagTTGCCCTTTGTCAACGAAAATATCGCCATCTCGTGCTCGCGTGATGAATCCCTTTGTCATCCCGGGCCTTTTACATCCCTTGTGGGCCGCTGCACTAATGGAAGGTAGAGTCTAAAATAGCGGCACACATTCGATTCAGAGTGTGTGCATTTATTTGGAGTATATGAAATCGTTGAAATAATGTAATATTTAATAGACAAACCATTACAATTCTTTTGCAGGTCATATAGAGAATGGTTAATAATACAACCAGCTGTTGGCTATATGATGTTGACACGTCATCTATAGCAAGCTTATAGCCCGCAAGTATAATAGATAGATGTAAATGAGCACTACTTTATTGATACAAGGCCCACCATCCCCTCTCACACATTGTCTAGGAGCAAGTGTTACAGCCGGCTGTTAGTTTGTAGCCCGTTTctcttctctctcatcttctctctcttccaactcatcagaaatatattattttaagtcTTACAGCCCGCCTACGTCATCCTATTGTACTTGCTCATACATAGCAACTGGCCGGATCTGTATGTGGTCGTCATTCGAACATGCGAAAGCCAAGGAGTTATAAAAGACGGTAGCACATGATAACTACAATCAGTTTGGATGATGAATCCCTTTGTCATCCCGTGCCTTTCACCTCCCTTCGCTAATAAAAGACGGTAGCACATGATAACTACAATCGTCGAAATAATGATGCATGTGAACAGCACGGATCGGAGTTAATTCATGTTCAATCCATTGAATTTCGTCTCTGTTCCCACTGCATGCGACGAGGTCAAACGACGGTAAGCATTCCGAGTTAATGCCCCTGCCCCCTGCTCACCGGGAGACCAAACGGCCGGCTTCCAAGTACCCATGCGAGCGTGCGCCGGCGCCTTCACTTCCCTCGCCTAGAAAAGCCGGACCCTATGCTAGCCTGCGACGCCCCTTGCATTCATTCCTCTTTCGCTTTCGCCATGGCCACCAACTCCACAGCTGCAGCTAGCCATGGCCAGTGCCTGCCCAAGTCCTCGTCCAGATGCCTCACGCCGAGCGTCACCGCGACGCACGATTTCGAGGTGACAAGCTACCCGCTGCTCCAGGGCATCGGGGTCGAAAAGCTCGTCAGCTCGACCGTCTTCAGCGTCGGCGGCTTCAACTGGACAATCAGCTTCTTCCCCGACGGCGTGAGACATGGCAGTTTCGGCAACGCTTCGGCGTTCTTGAACTGTCTCAGCCCAGAGAAGGATGTGAGAGCAAGGTTCACCTTGAACTTGCTGGACAAGAGTGGAGCACAGGTCAGCAAGTTTGAGGAGATGGAGTACACCTTCACCCCCAAATGCGTTTATCGGGGCTACGCTCAGTTCGCCGGCAGATCGTGGCTGAAATCTTGGTCTGACAGTAATGGGAGCTTCGTTATACGGTGTGTTCTCACCGTGATCGGAGAACCCCGCACCGAGGTCAAGAGGGACCGTGCTCTTGTTACGCGGCCGAATCTGCAAGACCAGCTGGAAGAGATGCGCAAGAAGGGAGAAGGAGCAGACGTGACATTCAGGGTGTGTGGCCAACTGTTCCATGCTCACAGATGCTTGCTGGCCGCAAGATCACCGGTTTTCAAGGCAGAACTGTTTGGTCCAATGAAGGAGAAGGCAACGCAGAGCATCAAGGTGGAGGACATCGAGCCCCAAATCTTCGAGGGGCTTCTTCATTTCGTGTACACTGATTCAGTGCCCGACGACGAACACTCCAGAGATGGGAGCACGGCAAAGCTTCAGCACTTGCTAGTTGCGGCGGATAGGTATGGACTAGATGGGTTAATGGTGCTTTGTGAAAGCAAGCTCTGTGAGAGCATTGACGTCGAGACTGTTGCGACGACATTGGTTTTAGCAGAGCAGCACCATTGCAGGGATCTCCAAGAAGCTTGTGTTGAGTTCATGGCTCCACAGAATGTTCTGCAAGCTGTTATGGCAACTGATGGATTCAAGCATTTGCTTGCAAGCCGTCCTCTGCTCATGAAGGAAATATTGGACAAAGTTTCTCGTACTGACTAGACCTGTCCAGAGGAcaagcaatccatcatctacaaTTCCATTTTCTATGTTTTGCCGTGATACTATGCATTCGTGTATGCATTTTGATGCTGTTTTCATCATATCAATTCTAGTACTGTTTCCAGGCTCATTTGGCAAAAAAAGTTGTATCGGTTCTTCCTTTGGGATAATACTCTGCACGCTGTGCACGGTCCCATTCTTCAGTTTATTCAGATAATCTCTACCCGATTGAATTTACTATGATACTGTACTAAGAACATTTATCCGAGTATTGCGGTGATGTAGCTCTGTAGAATTACTCAAACCAATGAGCAATTTTGAAGTAAATTTACTAATTATAAACACACATCACGTTCAGATACATTCTAAATTAAGATTAACAAAACATCTGAATATTTAGAATTGTCAGGAATATTTACATTATGTAGAGTAAGTTtgagagtgcccacaaattttccTTTTGGGATGCCACTCGGTCTTTTTTGGTTTGTAGAGTCGGTTGTCCATTATATCATTAAAAGAGGCCAAAATATTCATGTTTTTTATAGAGAGGGGTAATTACACGCGGCTCCGAATGGCAGACCCAACACCACCAAACCCAGAGAAAATAACGCGACACCAACATGCGAAGACGTTCATAGAACCGCATCACTGTGGCAGTTTTTCATTGTGGCATTCAGAGAGGGCATGTCTTCCCCGAAGACCacgacaaaattattattttcatagatgtaGACAATAGAGGAGCAAAAAAGCGGAAGGCGATGCAGCCCCGACCACCGGAGCAACCTCCAAGAGATTTAGATTCCGGACCGAGGTAACAGTTGGAGATAGCCCGAGGCGTTGCCAAACTGCACTGCAAACTCGCAGCCAGAGATAAGGTAATCTGAAGAATCCAACTTATGAGAAGTTGGATCAGGTTCTTGCGAGTGTGGAATGAGAGCAGAAGTTCTCTCTAGTAACGATGTGAGCGTTACAAAGGGGAATTTCTGACCACATCCCCTCCTAGTTGACTCAGGGGATGCGACCCACGTGGGCAACAAGAACGTCTCCTCTTTTGAATTTTCATGGTTCGAGAGGGAAGGTTCTATTGATTTGGTAGGCAGGGAATAGGCTAAATAGACCAGAGGTCAATCAAATATTAAACGATGACAATATATGATTAGACATCTGCAACAGTTCTTGTGGGGCTAGGCAAAAAATGAAAATGGCATCTATAAAGTGGAAAAAGAAAGGCTTCTTCAACTTATTAACGACTTAAAATTAAGGGCCGAGTCTAGATTGCTGAGAGCCTGAGAGGGAAGCCGATGATATGATAGGTAAACTTCTTAGAGAAAAAGAGATGAAATGGGCATTTAGAGCTAAGGTCTGACAAGTGGTTCGTGGGAATAATAATACCCGGTTTTTTCATCTGACTGAGAAATGGAAACCACAAGAAGAAGATAATTATCCAGCTGAAAGGATGAGGGTACGATTTTACAACATGAGAACCTAGAATTGTATATCTCAAAGATCTACAAAATTCTCTTTGGGGCACGAGAGAGTATTCTATTTCGCTTTAGGGACATATGGGTGAGGATTTGCCTCAACTAGGGACCAATGAGAACGAGATTCTGTCGGCACCCTTGTCAGAGAAGGAGGTGTTTGATGCGATATCTTAAATGAATAATAAGGCACTAGGACCCGATGGTTTTCCATCTGAACTTTACAAGCGGTGGTTGGATACCATTAAAATGTGACCTTATGCCCATGTTTCATGATTTATTTAAtgaccaactacaattatttcacCTCAACTTTGGAACCATTGCACTGTTGGTAAAGAAGGAGGATGCAATTCGTATTGAGCAGGTCAGACTGATTTGTCTGCTTAATGTGAGTTTCAAGATATTTACAAAAGTTGGTTTGAATTGTCTAACCCATATTACACATAGTGTGGTGCAACCAACTCAGACGGCTTTCATGCCAGGCAGACACATCCTGGAGGGTGTGGTCATTCTACATGAAACCTTACACGAGATTCATTTGAAGAATCTAGACGGAGTCGTCTTCGAAGTGGACTTCGAAAAGGCATACGGTAAAGGTAAATGGACACTCCGGCAATGTGCTCTGCGTATAAAGGGTTTTGATGATGCTTGGAGGAAGCATGCCACATCCTTTACAAAAAAGGGCAGCATAGGGATCAAGGTAAATGATGACATGTGTCATTATTTTCAGACGCAAAAGGGACTAAGACAGGGGATCTTGTCTTCTATCTTGTTCAATATAGTTATAGATGTGTTGGCGGTTCTCATTGGGCAAGCCAAAGAGGACGGCCAGGTGGGCGGGCTAGTTCCTTATATGATGAGCCATATACAATGCACTGGAAACACTATGTGTTGAGGATTTTCTTAGTGAAGTTTACGTATTTAGATTTGATTAACTCCAATACAATTTCAGAATCATTTCATATATGAGAAATTAAGGTGCCTTTATTtacgtggttccttcacaaagaagTGATCTTGACTAAGGATAACATAATAAAACAAAATGTACTTGGGAAGGCAACACATGATGTTGCTTTTACAATCAGGATGAGACTATCCAATATGTTTTTCTCAAATGCCCACTAACCAAGCTACTATGACAACATTACATGTGACCTTTAATGTCagtcctttt
This window encodes:
- the LOC123430871 gene encoding BTB/POZ and MATH domain-containing protein 2-like, producing MATNSTAAASHGQCLPKSSSRCLTPSVTATHDFEVTSYPLLQGIGVEKLVSSTVFSVGGFNWTISFFPDGVRHGSFGNASAFLNCLSPEKDVRARFTLNLLDKSGAQVSKFEEMEYTFTPKCVYRGYAQFAGRSWLKSWSDSNGSFVIRCVLTVIGEPRTEVKRDRALVTRPNLQDQLEEMRKKGEGADVTFRVCGQLFHAHRCLLAARSPVFKAELFGPMKEKATQSIKVEDIEPQIFEGLLHFVYTDSVPDDEHSRDGSTAKLQHLLVAADRYGLDGLMVLCESKLCESIDVETVATTLVLAEQHHCRDLQEACVEFMAPQNVLQAVMATDGFKHLLASRPLLMKEILDKVSRTD